The Equus quagga isolate Etosha38 chromosome 2, UCLA_HA_Equagga_1.0, whole genome shotgun sequence genome has a window encoding:
- the SEMA4B gene encoding semaphorin-4B yields MGRGSRPPAPRGALLLLLLLLPPPPLTRALAPRISLPLGSEERPFLRFEAGNISNYTALLLSKDGETLYVGAREALFALNSSISFLPDGGYQELLWSADADRKQQCSFKGKDPQRDCQNYIKILLPLNSSHLFTCGTAAFSPVCTYINVENFTPARDEAGNILLEDGKGRCPFDPNFKSTALVVDGELYTGTVSSFQGNDPAISRSQSHRPTKTESSLNWLQDPAFVASAHIPESLGSSQGDDDKIYFFFSETGQEFEFFENTIVSRIARICKGDEGGERVLQQRWTSFLKAQLLCSRPDDGFPFNVLQDVFTLSPSPKEWHDTLFYGVFTSQWHRGTTEGSAVCVFTMKDVQRAFNGLYKEVNRETQQWYTVTHGVPTPRPGACITDSARERKISSSLQLPDRVLNFLKDHFLMDGQVRSHLLLLQPEARYQRVAVHRVPGLHRTYDVLFLGTSDGRLHKAVGVGPRMHIIEELQIFSPGQPVQNLLLDTNGGLLYAASHSGVVQVPVANCSLYQSCGDCLLARDPYCAWSGSSCRLASLYQPEAASRPWIQDIEGANTRDLCNTSSARPRSSAPTGEEPCEQVLFQPNTVNTLACPLLSNLATRLWLHNGVPINASASCRVLPTGDLLLVGSQQELGHFQCWSLEESFQQLVTSYCPKVIEDMGDQGDHSGSVPVIINTSRVSAPASGKVSWSVDKSYWTEFLVMCTLFVFAVVLLILFFLYRHRGGMKVFLKQGECASVHPKTRPVVLPPETRPLNGVGPPSTLLDHRGYQALSDSSPVPRVFTESEKRPLSIQDSFVEVSPVCPRPRVRLGSEIRDSVV; encoded by the exons GCTCTGAAGAGCGGCCATTTCTCAGATTTGAAGCTGGAAACATTTCCAACTACACGGCCCTTCTGCTGAGCAAGGATGGTGAGACCCTGTATGTGGGTGCCCGAGAGGCCCTCTTTGCGCTCAATAGCAGCATCAGCTTCCTGCCAGACGGAGGGTACCAGGAG ctcctgtgGAGCGCAGATGCAGACAGGAAACAGCAGTGCAGCTTCAAGGGCAAGGACCCACAG cgtGACTGTCAAAACTACATCAAGATCCTCCTGCCACTCAACAGCAGCCACCTGTTCACCTGCGGCACAGCGGCCTTCAGTCCCGTGTGCACCTACATC AACGTGGAGAACTTCACCCCAGCCCGGGACGAGGCGGGGAACATCCTCCTGGAAGATGGCAAGGGCCGTTGTCCCTTCGACCCCAATTTCAAGTCCACGGCCCTGGTGGTTG ATGGCGAGCTCTACACTGGAACAGTCAGCAGCTTCCAGGGGAATGACCCGGCCATCTCCCGGAGCCAAAGCCACCGCCCGACCAAGACCGAGAGCTCCCTCAACTGGCTACAAG ACCCAGCCTTTGTGGCCTCGGCCCATATTCCCGAGAGCCTGGGCAGCTCGCAAGGGGATGACGACAAGATCTACTTCTTCTTCAGCGAGACTGGCCAGGAGTTTGAGTTCTTTGAGAACACCATCGTGTCCCGCATCGCCCGCATCTGCAAG ggtGACGAGGGCGGCGAGCGGGTCCTACAGCAGCGCTGGACATCCTTCCTGAAGGCCCAGCTGCTGTGCTCGCGGCCTGACGACGGCTTCCCGTTCAACGTGCTGCAGGACGTCTTCACGCTGAGCCCCAGCCCCAAGGAGTGGCATGACACCCTTTTCTACGGGGTCTTCACATCCCAGTG GCACAGGGGGACCACAGAGGGCTCTGCCGTCTGTGTCTTCACTATGAAGGATGTGCAGAGGGCCTTCAACGGCCTCTACAAGGAGGTGAACCGTGAGACGCAGCAGTGGTACACGGTGACCCACGGAGTGCCCACGCCTCGGCCCGGAGCG TGCATCACCGACAGTGCCCGGGAGAGGAAGATCAGCTCATCCCTGCAGCTCCCCGACCGCGTGCTGAACTTCCTCAAGGACCACTTCCTGATGGATGGGCAGGTCCGCAGCCATCTGCTGCTACTGCAGCCCGAAGCCCGCTACCAGCGCGTGGCCGTACACCGCGTCCCTGGCCTGCACCGCACCTACGATGTCCTCTTCCTGGGCACCA GTGATGGCCGGCTGCATAAGGCGGTGGGCGTGGGCCCCAGGATGCACATCATTGAGGAGCTGCAGATCTTCTCGCCAGGACAGCCCGTGCAGAACCTGCTCCTGGACACCAACGGG GGCCTGCTGTATGCTGCCTCCCACTCGGGTGTAGTCCAGGTGCCCGTGGCCAACTGCAGCCTGTACCAGAGCTGTGGGGACTGCCTCCTCGCCCGGGACCCTTACTGCGCTTGGAGTGGCTCCAGCTGCAGGCTCGCCAGCCTCTACCAGCCCGAGGCGGCCTCCAG GCCGTGGATCCAGGACATCGAGGGGGCTAACACCAGGGACCTCTGCAACACTTCCTCGGCCAGGCCCAGGTCTTCTGCACCAACAG GCGAGGAGCCATGTGAGCAAGTCCTGTTCCAGCCCAACACGGTGAACACCCtggcctgccccctcctctccaaCCTGGCGACCCGGCTCTGGCTTCACAATGGGGTCCCTATCAATGCCTCAGCCTCCTGCCGTGTGTTGCCCACTGGGGACCTGCTGCTGGTGGGCAGCCAGCAGGAGCTGGGGCATTTCCAGTGTTGGTCTCTGGAGGAGAGCTTCCAGCAGCTGGTAACCAGCTACTGCCCCAAGGTCATAGAGGACATGGGAGACCAAGGGGACCACAGCGGCAGCGTGCCTGTCATCATCAACACGTCGCGGGTGAGTGCGCCAGCCAGTGGCAAGGTCAGCTGGAGCGTGGACAAGTCCTACTGGACCGAGTTCCTGGTGATGTGCACGCTGTTCGTGTTCGCCGTGGTGCTCctaattttattcttcctctaCCGGCACCGGGGAGGCATGAAAGTCTTCCTGAAGCAGGGAGAGTGCGCCAGTGTGCACCCCAAGACCCGCCCTGTGGTGCTGCCACCTGAGACCCGGCCGCTCAATGGCGTGGGCCCCCCTAGCACCCTACTCGACCACCGAGGCTATCAGGCACTGTCAGATAGCTCCCCAGTGCCCCGGGTCTTCACCGAATCAGAGAAGAGGCCACTCAGCATCCAGGACAGCTTCGTGGAGGTGTCCCCAGTGTGCCCCCGGCCCCGCGTCCGCCTGGGCTCTGAGATCCGGGACTCCGTGGTGTGA
- the CIB1 gene encoding calcium and integrin-binding protein 1, translating into MGASGSRLSKELLAEYQDLTFLTKQEILLAHRRFCELLPQEHRSVEESLQIRVSLEQILSLPELKANPFKERICRVFSTSPTRDSLSFEDFLDLLSVFSDTATPDIKSHYAFRIFDFDDDGTLNRDDLSQLVNCLTGEGEDTRLSASEMKQLIDNILEESDIDRDGTINLSEFQHVISRSPDFASSFKIVL; encoded by the exons aTGGGGGCCTCGGGCAGTCGCCTGTCCAAGGAGCTGCTGGCCGAGTACCAG GACTTGACGTTCCTTACGAAGCAGGAGATTCTCCT AGCCCACAGGCGGTTTTGTGAGCTGCTTCCCCAGGAGCACCGGAGTGTGGAGGAGTCACTGCAGATACGAGTGTCCTTGGAGCAGATCCTCAGCCTTCCAGAGCTCAAG GCCAACCCCTTCAAGGAGCGAATCTGCAGGGTCTTCTCCACATCCCCAACCAGAGACAGCCTGAGCTTTGAGGACTTTCTGGACCTCCTCAGTGTGTTCAGTGACACAGCAACCCCAGACATAAAGTCCCACTATGCCTTCCGCATCTTTG ACTTTGATGATGATGGAACCTTGAACAGAGATGACCTGAGCCAGCTCGTGAACTGCCTCACGGGAGAGGGCGAGGACACACGGCTCAGTGCTTCCGAGATGAAGCAGCTCATAGACAAT aTCCTGGAAGAGTCCGACATTGATAGGGATGGGACCATCAATCTCTCTGAGTTCCAGCATGTCATCTCTCGTTCACCAGACTTTGCAAG CTCCTTTAAGATTGTCCTGTGA
- the GDPGP1 gene encoding GDP-D-glucose phosphorylase 1, which yields MALPCDSNETSYLLPENSEDWEGHGIPDFVYRQEELLLEGIQWPRRAPGLPDAPPPLSRFDCVLCSAWRQRMELGLFRYHLGELQTQTLPGAVGFVAQLNVERGVQRRRPQNIRSVRQAFDPEQFNFNKIRPGEVLFRLHREPGLPGALQQEDILVMINVSPLEWGHVLLVPEPARGLPQRLLPGALQAGVEAVLLSSHPGFRVGFNSLGGLASVNHLHLHGYYLAHRLPVEGAPSKPLDPGGRLHLLQALPAPGFLFYASGPGPELEALISRVCRATDYLTDHEIAHNLFVTRGAPPGKTSPSSALTGVRVILWARKSSFGIKEGGAFNVALCELAGHLPVKTSQDFSSLTEAAALALIQDCLLPPAQAEEVQAALVALTAQEEQESFQKYLFSY from the coding sequence ATGGCTCTTCCATGTGATTCAAATGAAACTTCCTATTTGCTGCCTGAAAACAGCGAGGACTGGGAAGGGCACGGCATTCCTGACTTTGTCTACCGGCAGGAGGAGCTTCTGCTGGAAGGGATTCAGTGGCCGAGGAGGGCACCGGGCCTCCCAGACGCGCCACCACCGCTGTCCCGCTTCGACTGTGTGCTCTGCTCTGCCTGGAGGCAGCGGATGGAGCTGGGGCTGTTCCGCTACCACCTGGGGGAGCTGCAGACCCAAACCCTCCCTGGTGCTGTGGGTTTTGTGGCTCAGCTGAATGTGGAGCGAGGCGTGCAGAGGAGGCGCCCCCAGAATATCAGGAGCGTGAGGCAGGCGTTCGACCCTGAACAGTTTAACTTCAACAAGATCCGGCCAGGAGAAGTCCTCTTCCGACTGCACCGGGAGCCCGGTCTCCCAGGTGCTCTCCAGCAAGAGGACATCCTCGTGATGATCAATGTCAGCCCTTTGGAGTGGGGCCACGTGCTGCTGGTGCCTGAGCCTGCCCGCGGGCTCCCCCAGCGCCTGCTGCCAGGGGCGCTGCAGGCTGGGGTTGAGGCTGTGCTGCTGAGCTCACACCCAGGCTTCCGTGTCGGCTTCAACAGCCTGGGTGGCTTGGCCTCGGTGAATCACCTGCACCTGCATGGCTACTACCTGGCCCACAGACTGCCCGTGGAGGGAGCCCCCAGCAAGCCCCTGGACCCTGGGGGTCGCCTGCATCTGCTCCAGGCCCTTCCAGCCCCCGGCTTCCTCTTTTACGCCAGCGGGCCGGGGCCTGAACTGGAAGCCTTGATAAGCAGGGTGTGTCGGGCCACTGACTACCTGACTGACCACGAGATTGCACACAACTTGTTTGTGACCAGGGGGGCCCCACCGGGAAAAACATCACCTTCCTCAGCCCTCACGGGGGTCCGAGTAATTCTGTGGGCCCGGAAGTCCAGCTTTGGGATAAAGGAAGGCGGGGCGTTCAATGTTGCCCTCTGTGAGCTGGCTGGGCACCTCCCTGTCAAAACGTCCCAAGACTTCAGCAGCCTGACAGAGGCAGCTGCCCTGGCCCTCATCCAAGACtgcctgctgcccccagcccaaGCAGAGGAGGTACAGGCAGCACTGGTCGCTTTGACAGCCCAGGAGGAGCAGGAATCCTTCcagaagtatttattttcttactga